In Zingiber officinale cultivar Zhangliang chromosome 11B, Zo_v1.1, whole genome shotgun sequence, a single window of DNA contains:
- the LOC122034374 gene encoding nucleolar protein 58-like, giving the protein MEDKCATADKIEVEEGKKEFHVKVTGKEIDASAEKEEKKELEIEIGTKSVEKEKIKHEVKDDEEQHKEKLDKHGINGDENDESKEKKKKDKKGEDDKDRDSDSKEKKKKKNKNEEDDFKEKKTKDVSEVKKKSKDEEDGPKEKKKSKDEEGESENKMKIKDKDDELKDKKKKNKDKDEGLKEKKKSKDESGDDSQVTEKEKKKIKDEADEIKIKKKKNKNEDDDLKEKKKSKEEEDEQKDKKKTKDKDDESRGKKKETKDKDELKEKEKSIHEDDDGSNEKKKKDEEVEKEETAEDKKHKKQKKRKIEVGDDSDKQKDRETDASKEDASEDGKKKDKKEKDKKKKEKGKVGKEKNMDIEKLKEQLKKIEAKMEVLQTKKDDILKLITEAEAVQQVENSKEK; this is encoded by the coding sequence ATGGAGGACAAATGTGCCACTGCAGACAAAATCGAGGTAGAGGAAGGAAAAAAGGAGTTTCATGTGAAGGTCACAGGAAAAGAGATTGATGCAAGTgcagaaaaggaggagaagaaagagtTGGAGATTGAAATAGGCACAAAATCTGTAGAGAAAGAGAAGATCAAGCATGAGGTTAAGGATGACGAGGAGCAGCATAAGGAGAAGTTGGATAAACATGGGATAAATGGGGATGAAAATGATgaatcaaaagaaaagaagaaaaaggacaAAAAAGGTGAGGACGATAAGGATCGCGACAGTGActcaaaggaaaagaagaagaagaagaacaagaatgaAGAGGATGatttcaaagaaaagaaaacaaaagatgtGTCTGAGGTAAAGAAGAAAAGCAAAGATGAAGAGGATGGaccaaaggaaaagaagaaaagcaAGGATGAGGAAGGTGAATCAGagaacaaaatgaaaattaagGACAAAGATGATGAATTGAAggataaaaagaagaaaaataaggaTAAAGATGAAGGattgaaggaaaagaagaaaagcaAAGATGAGAGTGGGGATGATAGTCAGGTGacagaaaaggagaagaagaaaatcaaGGATGAAGCTGATGAaatcaaaataaagaaaaagaaaaacaagaatgaagatgatgacttgaaggaaaagaagaagagcaaagaagaagaggatgaacaGAAAGACAAAAAGAAAACCAAGGACAAAGATGATGAATCTagagggaagaagaaagaaacaaaagacaaAGATGAAttgaaggagaaggagaaaagtATCCATGAGGATGatgatggatcaaatgaaaagaaaaagaaagatgaAGAGGTAGAAAAAGAAGAAACTGCAGAAGATAAAAAACACAAGAAGCaaaagaagagaaaaatagaagttGGTGATGATTCAGacaaacagaaggacagagaGACAGATGCTAGCAAAGAGGATGCGAGTGAAGATGGaaagaaaaaggataaaaaggaaaaagacaagaaaaagaaggaaaaaggcaAAGTAGGGAAGGAGAAGAACATGGATATAGAAAAGCTTAAAGAGCAGTTAAAGAAGATTGAAGCCAAGATGGAAGTTCTGCAGACAAAGAAAGATGATATTTTGAAACTGATTACAGAAGCAGAGGCAGTTCAACAGGTGGAAAATTCCAAGGAAAAGTAA
- the LOC122034125 gene encoding uncharacterized protein LOC122034125 produces the protein MARRGSLSSPCPQSAMPPDIRARRRHPVILKRSPPPVGARCAEMAGGAAAECVAVCCCFPCAAVNVVVLTAVRLPAGICRKAMRARRDRRRMLRQARLLGNRASDDSSAVAGEEESEREEVVVGLTAEEMAEVERAMWLRFQGAGFWRSQSQKEEPNSMLVA, from the coding sequence ATGGCGCGGCGCGGCTCCCTGTCCTCGCCCTGCCCTCAGTCGGCGATGCCGCCGGACATCAGAGCACGGCGCCGGCATCCGGTGATCCTGAAGAGGTCGCCGCCGCCGGTGGGCGCTCGGTGTGCGGAGATGGCCGGCGGCGCGGCGGCGGAATGCGTCGCTGTGTGCTGCTGCTTCCCCTGCGCCGCGGTGAACGTGGTGGTGCTGACGGCGGTGCGTCTTCCGGCGGGGATCTGCCGGAAGGCGATGCGGGCGCGGAGAGACAGGCGGAGGATGCTCAGGCAGGCGAGGCTGTTGGGGAACAGGGCCAGCGATGATAGCTCCGCGGTAGCGGGAGAGGAGGAATCGGAGAGAGAAGAGGTGGTGGTGGGGCTGACGGCTGAGGAGATGGCGGAGGTGGAGAGGGCGATGTGGCTGCGGTTCCAGGGGGCAGGTTTCTGGCGGAGCCAGTCGCAAAAAGAGGAACCAAATTCAATGCTGGTCGCTTAA
- the LOC122035001 gene encoding axial regulator YABBY 5-like translates to MSAYQHTATDHLCYLHCNFCNTMLAVTLPSDRSFDIVTVRCGHCASIFSVHLGTIFQPFPSQDFQGFNIGAIKNYQMDFGSSSQDRPTSLVSSTENAERRHLPVPPPEKRHRLPSAYNKFIKEEIQRLKANNPNISHKQAFSTAAKNWAHLPHDNPDNDERQKLEELMTSPGDLKS, encoded by the exons ATGTCGGCTTACCAGCACACTGCAACAGACCACCTTTGCTACTTGCACTGCAACTTCTGCAACACAATGCTCGCG GTTACACTCCCAAGTGACAGGTCGTTCGACATAGTAACTGTTCGTTGTGGCCATTGTGCCAGCATTTTCTCTGTGCACCTGGGCACCATTTTTCAGCCCTTTCCCTCCCAAGATTTTCAG GGATTCAATATTGGAGCTATTAAAAATTACCAAATGGATTTTGGATCATCTTCACAAGATAGGCCGACTTCTTTGGTATCCTCCACTGAAAATGCTGAACGACGACATTTACCTGTTCCTC CCCCTGAAAAACGACACCGTCTGCCTTCTGCATACAACAAGTTTATCAA GGAGGAGATTCAAAGGTTAAAGGCTAATAATCCTAACATCAGCCACAAACAAGCATTCAGCACTGCAGCAAAGAAT TGGGCACACTTGCCTCACGATAATCCTGACAACGACGAGCGACAGAAGCTTGAGGAGCTAATGACTTCCCCAGGTGATCTAAAAAGTTAA
- the LOC122033336 gene encoding probable carboxylesterase 15, giving the protein MTSSGPLSLPPPHVVDDCRGVLQVLSDGTVLRSANTSFLVPVADDGSIEWKDVPFSPGPDARCLRLYRPRRAPGTCFPVFFYFHGGGFCIGSRTWPNFHNYCLRLASDLGAFIVAPDYRLAPENRLPAAIDDSVAAIEWLRSGDPWLAESADLDRVFISGDSAGGNIAHHIALRFGSPASRAALAPVRLRGFVLLMPFFGGSRRTRSEAECPDDAFLNRDLNDRYWRLSIPAGATLDHPLVNPLGPESLDLEAAELLPMLVVVGERDLLRDRAAEYAATLKGWKKPVELAEFAGQQHGFFTIDPRSEASDELMRRIKRFMEENEGYA; this is encoded by the coding sequence ATGACGTCCTCCGGCCCTCTTTCGCTGCCTCCGCCGCATGTGGTCGACGACTGCCGCGGCGTCCTCCAAGTGCTCAGTGACGGCACCGTCCTCCGCTCCGCCAACACCAGCTTCCTCGTTCCCGTCGCGGACGACGGTTCCATCGAGTGGAAGGACGTCCCCTTCTCCCCCGGTCCCGACGCCCGCTGCCTCCGCCTCTATCGCCCCCGCCGCGCCCCCGGCACCTGCTTCCCCGTCTTCTTCTACTTCCACGGCGGTGGCTTTTGCATCGGCTCCCGCACCTGGCCCAACTTCCATAACTACTGTCTCCGCCTCGCCTCCGACCTCGGCGCTTTCATCGTCGCCCCCGACTACCGTCTGGCCCCCGAGAACCGCCTTCCTGCCGCCATCGACGATTCCGTCGCGGCGATCGAGTGGCTCCGTTCCGGAGATCCCTGGCTGGCCGAGTCGGCAGACCTTGACCGGGTATTCATCTCTGGAGATTCGGCCGGTGGGAACATCGCCCACCACATCGCCCTCAGGTTCGGTTCCCCGGCCAGCCGCGCCGCCCTGGCGCCCGTCCGCCTCCGGGGATTCGTGCTCCTGATGCCCTTCTTTGGCGGATCCAGGCGGACGCGGTCGGAGGCGGAGTGCCCCGACGACGCGTTCCTGAACCGGGACCTCAACGACCGGTACTGGCGGCTCTCGATTCCGGCTGGAGCAACACTGGATCACCCGCTGGTGAATCCCTTGGGGCCGGAGAGCCTGGATCTGGAAGCGGCGGAGCTCCTGCCGATGCTTGTGGTGGTGGGAGAGAGGGATCTTCTGCGTGACAGGGCGGCGGAGTACGCGGCGACGCTGAAAGGGTGGAAGAAGCCGGTGGAGCTGGCGGAATTCGCGGGGCAGCAGCACGGGTTCTTCACGATCGACCCAAGATCGGAGGCGTCGGACGAGCTGATGAGGCGCATCAAGCGGTTCATGGAGGAGAACGAGGGCTACGCCTAA